From Solwaraspora sp. WMMD1047, the proteins below share one genomic window:
- a CDS encoding PRC-barrel domain-containing protein: protein MRTHGIAKLRKLSDTTEALADPAEDIRGRKVHDKQDNDIGKVDDLLIDENEHKVRLLRVEHGGILGFGATASFIPVDAVTRITDEVVYVDVTRERVSGAPRYDPDIVDQADVYEDLYGYYGFAPFWGPGYMYPGYPLYR from the coding sequence ATGCGGACCCACGGCATCGCCAAACTCAGAAAGCTCAGCGACACCACCGAGGCCCTGGCCGACCCGGCCGAGGACATCCGGGGCAGGAAGGTCCACGACAAGCAGGACAACGACATCGGCAAGGTCGACGACCTGCTGATCGACGAGAATGAGCACAAGGTACGGCTGCTGCGGGTGGAGCACGGTGGCATCCTCGGCTTCGGCGCCACCGCCTCCTTCATTCCGGTCGACGCGGTCACCCGCATCACCGACGAGGTCGTATACGTCGACGTCACCCGCGAACGGGTCTCCGGTGCCCCGCGCTACGACCCGGACATCGTCGATCAGGCCGACGTCTACGAGGACCTCTACGGCTACTACGGCTTCGCCCCGTTCTGGGGTCCGGGGTACATGTACCCGGGGTACCCGTTGTACCGCTAG